One genomic region from Solwaraspora sp. WMMD792 encodes:
- a CDS encoding DUF4241 domain-containing protein — translation MTYDFDGLLAAATTLTADVRLRLPSGRLVAAEPPGLFPAGEVARWAFTQTVSPGEYAVEILTEDDVVLGARVVVRPEPVSQWLPAQRNGADYIYPVDGATGGFGSVEVFEALTDDEAREELVADLSFNADEPYSIYHHEATGTNLIAIHLGADGRYRSWVGYTVDGEVVSFLTDFGDLEDRIGESPEPFQ, via the coding sequence ATGACTTACGACTTCGACGGGCTGCTCGCCGCAGCGACGACCCTCACCGCCGACGTGCGGCTGCGGCTGCCAAGCGGAAGATTGGTCGCCGCCGAACCGCCTGGGCTCTTCCCCGCCGGCGAAGTCGCCCGCTGGGCGTTCACCCAGACCGTGTCACCCGGCGAGTACGCCGTCGAGATTCTGACCGAGGACGACGTGGTGCTGGGTGCCCGGGTCGTCGTACGTCCCGAGCCGGTCAGCCAGTGGCTGCCCGCCCAGCGCAACGGAGCGGATTACATCTATCCGGTCGACGGCGCCACCGGGGGGTTCGGCTCGGTCGAGGTCTTCGAGGCGTTGACCGACGACGAGGCCCGCGAGGAACTGGTAGCGGACCTCTCCTTCAACGCGGACGAGCCCTACAGCATCTACCACCACGAGGCTACCGGCACCAACCTCATCGCCATCCACCTCGGCGCCGACGGTCGGTACCGGAGCTGGGTCGGGTACACCGTCGATGGCGAGGTTGTCTCCTTCCTCACCGACTTCGGCGACCTGGAAGACCGGATCGGCGAGTCCCCGGAGCCTTTCCAGTAG
- a CDS encoding nuclear transport factor 2 family protein has protein sequence MSALADRADLTELFGRYADIADRREFNTLPGRVFTDPLTLDFSSVTGIPPMTTPLRDYVEILRGAFAPFVATHHVITGHVVDLNGDRATVHAHVRAEHWLSTELAAGGPNRWLVVGFYDNEAVRTPDGWRLTRVRLTATHQENSHLAGVAAGTGRAT, from the coding sequence ATGAGCGCGCTCGCGGACCGCGCGGATCTGACGGAGTTGTTCGGACGCTACGCCGACATCGCAGACCGCAGGGAGTTCAACACACTGCCGGGGCGGGTCTTCACCGATCCGCTGACGCTCGATTTCTCGTCGGTAACCGGCATTCCGCCGATGACGACGCCGTTGCGGGACTACGTCGAGATTCTGCGCGGTGCCTTCGCGCCCTTCGTGGCAACGCATCACGTCATCACCGGCCATGTCGTCGATCTCAATGGCGACCGCGCGACGGTCCACGCACACGTCAGGGCTGAGCACTGGCTGTCAACGGAGCTCGCCGCAGGCGGCCCCAACCGTTGGCTGGTGGTGGGCTTCTACGACAACGAAGCGGTCCGCACCCCGGACGGTTGGCGCTTGACCCGCGTGCGGCTCACCGCGACCCACCAGGAAAACTCTCATCTGGCGGGTGTCGCCGCCGGCACTGGACGCGCCACCTGA
- a CDS encoding TetR/AcrR family transcriptional regulator: protein MVWAEITKAIRQLLTERDYDSINMGHIAARAGIARNTLYNYAPDKSALVRAVTHRAATPMLDRVAAIGARSADSATDRMLEIIGTVLDACTDQALQVMFRSGSAPLVQEIPKGPDGPFEAVIAEVENVVRDGITRGEFRDVGDVRLAVELLSGMMHAGAVRITRDPATFTETVAAAQGAILASLRKHPDRSDIGHR, encoded by the coding sequence ATGGTGTGGGCCGAGATCACCAAGGCCATCCGGCAACTACTGACGGAACGCGACTACGACTCGATCAACATGGGTCATATCGCGGCCCGGGCCGGGATTGCACGTAACACCCTCTACAACTATGCCCCGGACAAAAGCGCGTTGGTACGGGCCGTGACCCACCGAGCGGCCACGCCCATGCTCGACCGGGTGGCCGCCATCGGTGCACGGTCCGCTGACTCCGCGACCGACCGGATGTTGGAGATCATCGGTACGGTTCTGGACGCGTGCACAGACCAAGCCCTGCAGGTGATGTTCCGTTCGGGTTCCGCTCCGCTGGTCCAGGAGATACCCAAGGGGCCTGATGGTCCGTTCGAAGCCGTCATCGCCGAGGTCGAGAACGTCGTACGAGATGGCATCACACGCGGCGAGTTCCGCGACGTCGGCGACGTGCGCCTCGCCGTGGAACTACTCTCCGGGATGATGCACGCCGGCGCCGTACGCATCACCCGGGACCCCGCAACATTCACGGAGACCGTAGCCGCAGCACAGGGGGCCATCCTCGCATCCCTCCGGAAACACCCGGACCGTTCAGACATCGGGCATCGATAG
- a CDS encoding DUF397 domain-containing protein → MTQPAWRTASRSNSNGGACVEVADNLTGQVLVRDSKDRTGGTLTFTPTAWTTFVTQAATTRHH, encoded by the coding sequence ATGACCCAGCCAGCGTGGCGCACCGCCAGCCGCAGCAACAGCAACGGCGGCGCATGCGTCGAAGTCGCCGACAACCTGACCGGCCAGGTACTGGTCCGCGACAGCAAAGACCGCACCGGCGGCACCCTCACCTTCACCCCCACCGCCTGGACGACCTTCGTCACCCAGGCCGCCACCACCCGCCACCACTGA
- a CDS encoding DUF397 domain-containing protein: MTEPAWRTASRSNSNGGNCVEVADNLPGQVLVRDSKDRTGGTLTFTPTAWTTFITRAAATRP; encoded by the coding sequence ATGACCGAGCCCGCGTGGCGCACCGCCAGCCGCAGCAACAGCAACGGCGGCAACTGTGTCGAGGTCGCCGACAACCTGCCCGGCCAGGTACTGGTCCGCGACAGCAAGGACCGCACCGGCGGCACCCTCACCTTCACCCCCACCGCCTGGACGACCTTCATCACCCGGGCCGCCGCCACCCGCCCCTGA
- a CDS encoding helix-turn-helix transcriptional regulator, with translation MSSNGVPRTLKFLRTLNGGMTQEQLAQRLSVSTSLIAKFETARQIPLPDTAEQIDDVFGSGTLVQETAADARNAVPPDWFQPWPEYEAQAEMLRGYESTYVPGLLQTEAYARAVLAVGLHPPEVAEQRLAHRLARQATVFDRKTPPVTSFIVDEAALRRGDPAMMKEQLLHLVDMSRRDRVLLHVVPVDAGLYIGQLGNFALATLPDGTTVAYAENPVDGRTYEEPAKVAAFVNAWEAIRSVALPRDASRDLIARMAEEL, from the coding sequence GTGAGCAGCAACGGGGTTCCTCGCACTCTCAAGTTCCTCCGCACCCTCAACGGAGGCATGACCCAGGAGCAGTTGGCGCAACGGTTGAGCGTCTCCACCTCGCTTATCGCCAAGTTCGAGACGGCCCGGCAGATCCCCCTGCCGGACACCGCCGAGCAGATCGACGATGTCTTCGGCAGCGGCACCCTGGTGCAGGAGACCGCCGCGGACGCCCGCAATGCCGTGCCGCCGGACTGGTTCCAGCCGTGGCCGGAGTACGAGGCCCAGGCCGAGATGCTGCGCGGGTATGAGTCGACCTACGTCCCCGGGCTACTACAGACCGAGGCGTACGCCCGCGCGGTGCTCGCCGTCGGTCTGCACCCGCCGGAGGTGGCCGAGCAGCGGCTGGCCCACCGGCTCGCCCGCCAGGCCACCGTCTTCGACCGCAAGACGCCGCCGGTCACCTCGTTCATCGTCGATGAGGCGGCGCTGCGCCGGGGCGACCCCGCGATGATGAAGGAGCAGCTGCTGCACCTGGTCGACATGTCGCGGCGCGACCGGGTGCTGCTGCACGTGGTGCCGGTCGACGCCGGGCTCTACATCGGCCAGCTGGGTAACTTCGCGCTGGCCACGCTGCCGGACGGGACGACGGTGGCCTATGCGGAGAACCCGGTGGACGGCCGCACCTACGAGGAGCCGGCGAAGGTCGCCGCCTTCGTCAACGCATGGGAGGCGATACGCTCGGTGGCACTACCCCGGGACGCGTCCCGGGACCTGATCGCGAGAATGGCAGAGGAGCTATGA
- a CDS encoding DivIVA domain-containing protein, which translates to MFPRRTRRQSRPHTRNAGTHHYRAAARPSISPGLVRDRQFLDRTRRGLDPAEVRAFLHLVADELAAVRAELAMTRDENVRIKQALRDWQSRQFQARMPA; encoded by the coding sequence CTGTTCCCCCGGCGTACCCGGCGGCAGTCCCGGCCGCACACCCGCAACGCCGGCACCCACCACTACCGCGCTGCGGCCCGGCCGTCGATCAGCCCCGGGCTGGTCCGCGACCGCCAGTTCCTGGACCGCACCCGGCGCGGTCTCGACCCGGCCGAGGTACGCGCATTCCTGCACCTGGTCGCCGACGAACTGGCCGCGGTGCGGGCCGAGCTGGCGATGACCCGCGACGAGAACGTACGGATCAAGCAGGCGCTGCGGGACTGGCAGTCGCGGCAGTTCCAGGCCCGGATGCCGGCGTAG
- a CDS encoding GPP34 family phosphoprotein, whose product MITKGATMVHQQRGGQTGTAAGADAALTLPLPAVHLRRPLLADEFFLLARDAVTGRPRLPDRAVGFGLAAALLVDLVDAGALRVRDGRLWLVARHVPVDALGGWVLRWMAAEPGYRRVGTWLALLAPGAHQQVARRLVAAGVVRPRTVRRLLTTAVRQVPTDANRAAWAWARLTVRLQRGEPLPDLEARLAGLCLVTGLDDLLLTGLPTAARRHLHRETAVRLPTEVGELLTIARNRLDGASHRRRGPVRRWG is encoded by the coding sequence ATGATCACGAAGGGAGCCACGATGGTCCACCAGCAGCGCGGCGGCCAGACCGGAACCGCCGCCGGGGCCGACGCCGCCTTGACGCTGCCGCTGCCGGCGGTGCACCTGCGGAGACCGCTGCTGGCCGACGAGTTCTTCCTGCTGGCGCGGGACGCGGTGACCGGTCGGCCGCGGCTGCCGGACCGGGCGGTCGGGTTCGGCCTGGCCGCCGCCCTGCTGGTGGACCTGGTCGACGCCGGGGCGCTGCGGGTGCGCGACGGCCGGCTCTGGCTGGTGGCGCGGCACGTGCCGGTGGACGCGCTCGGCGGCTGGGTCCTGCGCTGGATGGCCGCCGAGCCGGGGTACCGGCGGGTGGGCACCTGGTTGGCGCTGCTGGCGCCCGGTGCTCATCAGCAGGTCGCGCGGCGGCTGGTCGCGGCAGGTGTGGTGCGGCCCCGGACGGTACGCCGTCTGCTGACCACCGCCGTGCGCCAGGTGCCGACCGACGCGAACCGGGCCGCGTGGGCGTGGGCCAGGCTGACCGTACGGCTACAGCGCGGCGAGCCGTTGCCCGACCTGGAGGCCCGGCTAGCCGGGCTCTGTCTGGTCACCGGGCTGGACGACTTACTGCTCACCGGCCTCCCGACGGCGGCCCGTCGGCACCTGCACCGGGAGACCGCCGTACGGCTGCCGACTGAGGTCGGCGAACTGCTCACCATTGCCCGGAACCGCCTCGACGGCGCATCCCACCGGCGACGGGGACCAGTCCGCCGCTGGGGGTGA
- a CDS encoding GntR family transcriptional regulator — MIVIDAASPTPPYEQLRAQLARQIQDRSLAVGTRLPTVRRLAADLGLAVNTVGRAYRELEEAGLIETRGRAGSFVTAAGDQALEQAHRAARDYATIIARSGIDPAEAIRIVQAALGRPATP, encoded by the coding sequence ATGATCGTCATCGACGCCGCCTCGCCGACGCCGCCGTACGAGCAGCTGCGGGCCCAGCTCGCCCGGCAGATCCAGGACCGGTCGCTGGCCGTCGGCACCCGGCTGCCGACGGTCCGCCGACTCGCCGCCGACCTCGGCCTCGCGGTGAACACCGTCGGCCGGGCGTACCGGGAGCTGGAGGAGGCCGGGCTGATCGAGACCCGTGGCCGGGCCGGCTCGTTCGTCACAGCCGCCGGCGATCAGGCTCTCGAACAGGCCCACCGCGCCGCCCGCGACTACGCGACGATCATCGCCAGGAGCGGCATCGACCCCGCCGAGGCGATCCGGATCGTGCAGGCTGCCCTGGGCCGCCCGGCCACACCGTGA
- a CDS encoding DUF2809 domain-containing protein has protein sequence MAGLRWRVRLAGLAAAGGFLAVALGIRVLADGDGVLDSSGALQQYSGTALYASMVYAGVFVLAPAAGPIVAGTVAIAFCWLVELLQLTGVPAELSERSLLARLVLGARFDPTDLAWYVVGVLPMVLLHLGVDRWRLRHRDRQPADAGAGRGRGR, from the coding sequence GTGGCGGGTCTCAGGTGGCGGGTACGGTTGGCGGGTCTGGCAGCCGCCGGCGGGTTCCTCGCCGTGGCGCTCGGCATCCGGGTGCTGGCCGATGGGGACGGCGTGCTGGACAGTTCCGGTGCGCTGCAGCAGTATTCCGGCACCGCCCTGTACGCGTCGATGGTCTATGCCGGCGTGTTCGTCCTGGCTCCGGCCGCCGGGCCGATCGTGGCCGGGACGGTCGCCATCGCCTTCTGCTGGCTCGTCGAGCTGCTGCAGCTGACCGGCGTACCGGCGGAGCTGTCCGAGCGCAGTCTGCTGGCACGGCTGGTCCTGGGCGCCCGTTTCGACCCCACCGACCTGGCCTGGTACGTGGTGGGCGTACTGCCGATGGTGCTGCTGCACCTGGGCGTCGATCGCTGGCGACTGCGCCACCGGGACCGGCAGCCGGCTGACGCCGGTGCCGGTCGCGGGCGTGGCCGGTGA
- a CDS encoding M14 family zinc carboxypeptidase, whose protein sequence is MRFRAPTANAGSWRRTTVLLIATVVGLFAVVTGPVSADPKPTGVDRDSIAGPYRVLGPKTFADRDAVAGTGAAIDYIEHGILNITATRAEVSAIQALGFEVEAVRAPVRGTDDVGTLDFPPSDSAYHNYAELTTAVNQVVSSHSNIARKISIGTSYEGRDLMAVKISDNVATDEDEPEILFNSQQHAREHLTVEMAVYLLNLFTDGYGSDSRITNIVNTREIWIVPTVNPDGSEYDIATGSYRSWRKNRQPNSGAVAVGTDLNRNWDYLWGCCGGSSGSPSSSTYRGPYAFSAPETQALRDFVDSRVVGGEQQIKANIDFHSYSELVLWPFGWTTANTPSGMTTDQYNTFATLGTQMAATNGYTPEQSSDLYITDGSSIDWMWGVHGIWAYTFELYPGSSGGGGFYPPDEVIPAQTARNREAVLMFSEYADCPYRVIGKESQYCDGGGPVDPPGSTVWADDFESATGWTTDPSGTDTASTGQWERGVAQATSSGGALQLTAYQGSNSLVTGRLAGSSAGSYDIDSGATSARSPAVALPSSGTLTLSLAWYLAHLNNSSSADYLRISVVHSGGTTTLLNQSGAGSNRYGSWSTGSYNLTPYAGQTVRILVEAADASTASLVEAAIDDVRITSS, encoded by the coding sequence ATGCGATTCCGCGCACCAACTGCCAACGCCGGCTCGTGGCGCAGGACCACCGTCCTGCTGATCGCGACCGTCGTCGGCCTGTTCGCCGTCGTCACCGGCCCGGTATCGGCCGACCCCAAGCCCACCGGTGTCGACCGCGACTCGATCGCCGGCCCGTACCGGGTCCTCGGGCCGAAGACCTTCGCCGACCGCGACGCGGTGGCCGGGACCGGCGCCGCGATCGACTACATCGAACACGGCATCCTCAACATCACCGCGACCCGGGCCGAGGTCAGCGCGATCCAGGCGCTCGGCTTCGAGGTTGAGGCGGTCCGCGCCCCGGTCCGGGGCACCGACGACGTGGGCACCCTGGACTTCCCGCCGTCGGACTCGGCGTACCACAACTACGCCGAGCTGACCACGGCGGTCAACCAGGTCGTCTCCAGCCACTCGAACATCGCCCGGAAGATCAGCATCGGGACCTCGTACGAGGGCCGCGACCTGATGGCGGTCAAGATCTCCGACAACGTCGCCACCGACGAGGACGAGCCGGAGATCCTATTCAACTCGCAGCAGCACGCCCGCGAGCACCTCACCGTCGAAATGGCGGTCTACCTGCTGAACCTGTTCACCGACGGCTACGGCAGCGACTCGCGGATCACCAACATCGTCAACACCCGCGAGATCTGGATCGTGCCGACCGTCAACCCGGACGGCAGCGAGTACGACATCGCCACCGGCTCGTACCGGTCCTGGCGCAAGAACCGGCAGCCGAACAGCGGCGCGGTAGCGGTCGGCACCGACCTCAACCGCAACTGGGACTACCTGTGGGGCTGCTGCGGCGGCTCGTCCGGCTCCCCGTCGTCGTCGACCTACCGTGGACCGTACGCCTTCTCCGCCCCGGAGACCCAGGCGCTGCGCGACTTCGTCGACAGCCGGGTCGTCGGCGGTGAGCAGCAGATCAAGGCCAACATCGACTTCCACAGCTACTCGGAGCTGGTGCTCTGGCCGTTCGGCTGGACCACCGCCAACACGCCCTCCGGGATGACCACCGACCAGTACAACACCTTCGCCACCCTCGGTACGCAGATGGCGGCGACCAACGGCTACACCCCGGAACAGTCGTCCGACCTGTACATCACCGACGGCAGCAGCATCGACTGGATGTGGGGCGTGCACGGCATCTGGGCGTACACCTTCGAGCTGTACCCCGGCTCGTCCGGCGGCGGTGGCTTCTACCCACCCGACGAGGTGATCCCCGCCCAGACCGCCCGCAACCGGGAAGCGGTGCTGATGTTCAGCGAGTACGCCGACTGCCCGTACCGGGTGATCGGCAAGGAGTCGCAGTACTGCGACGGCGGTGGCCCGGTCGACCCGCCGGGCAGCACCGTCTGGGCGGACGACTTCGAGTCGGCGACCGGCTGGACGACCGACCCGAGCGGCACCGACACCGCCAGCACCGGGCAGTGGGAGCGCGGCGTCGCGCAGGCCACCAGCTCCGGCGGGGCCCTGCAGCTGACCGCCTACCAGGGCAGCAACAGCCTGGTCACCGGCCGGCTGGCCGGCTCCTCGGCCGGTTCGTACGACATCGACAGCGGGGCGACCAGCGCCCGCTCGCCGGCCGTCGCGTTGCCGTCGAGCGGCACCCTCACCCTGTCGCTCGCCTGGTACCTGGCCCACCTGAACAACTCGTCGTCGGCTGACTACCTGCGGATCAGCGTGGTGCACAGTGGCGGCACGACGACGCTGTTGAACCAGTCCGGCGCGGGGAGCAACCGGTACGGGTCCTGGTCGACCGGCAGCTACAACCTGACCCCGTACGCGGGTCAGACGGTGCGGATCCTGGTCGAGGCGGCGGACGCCTCCACCGCCAGCCTGGTCGAGGCGGCCATCGACGACGTCCGGATCACCAGCTCCTGA
- a CDS encoding ABC transporter substrate-binding protein: protein MSRSHPLRAALLRTAVVATAAALALTGCGQAGDGSGGPDDAQPGVSPETAASYPVTVGDLTLEVRPERIVALSPTATEMLFAIGAGDQVAAVDDNSNFPAEAPTTDLSGFTPNVEAIAGYEPDLVVLSGDTNEVVAGLTRLSIPVYLAGAAVTLDDTYRQITELGALTGHPEAAADLVDTMRSDIDKLVADVAQPAEPLSYYYELDPTLYTVTSETFVGSLFTMVGLTNIADPADPSGEAGGYPQLSAEALIDADPDLIFLADTKCCQQNAQTVAQRAGWSTITAVQSGQVVELDDDIASRWGPRVVDLVRAIVDAVDAAAS, encoded by the coding sequence ATGAGCAGATCCCACCCGCTGCGGGCCGCGCTGCTGCGTACCGCCGTGGTCGCCACCGCCGCGGCCCTCGCCCTGACCGGCTGCGGCCAGGCCGGCGACGGCTCCGGCGGGCCTGACGACGCGCAGCCCGGCGTCAGCCCGGAGACCGCCGCCAGCTACCCGGTCACCGTCGGTGACCTGACCCTGGAGGTACGCCCGGAGCGGATCGTCGCACTGTCGCCGACCGCGACCGAGATGCTCTTCGCGATCGGCGCCGGCGACCAGGTGGCCGCCGTCGACGACAACTCCAACTTCCCGGCCGAGGCGCCGACCACCGACCTGTCCGGGTTCACCCCGAACGTCGAGGCGATCGCCGGCTACGAACCCGACCTGGTGGTGCTCTCCGGCGACACCAACGAGGTGGTCGCCGGGCTGACCCGACTGTCGATCCCGGTCTACCTGGCCGGGGCGGCGGTCACTCTGGACGACACGTACCGCCAGATCACCGAACTTGGCGCCCTCACCGGGCACCCGGAGGCGGCGGCCGACCTGGTCGACACCATGCGGTCCGACATCGACAAGCTGGTCGCCGACGTGGCGCAGCCGGCCGAGCCGCTGAGCTACTACTACGAGCTCGACCCGACCCTCTACACGGTGACCAGCGAGACCTTCGTCGGCTCGCTGTTCACCATGGTCGGGCTGACCAACATCGCCGACCCGGCGGACCCGTCCGGGGAGGCCGGCGGCTACCCGCAGCTGTCCGCCGAGGCGCTGATCGACGCCGACCCGGACCTGATCTTCCTGGCCGACACCAAGTGCTGCCAGCAGAACGCGCAGACGGTGGCGCAGCGGGCCGGCTGGTCCACCATCACCGCCGTCCAGTCCGGTCAGGTGGTCGAGCTCGACGACGACATCGCGTCCCGCTGGGGCCCTCGGGTGGTCGACCTGGTCCGGGCGATCGTCGACGCGGTCGACGCGGCGGCGTCCTGA
- a CDS encoding iron ABC transporter permease, whose translation MLAALAGLAFGPASLPPLAVAAELLNLLPGVDLDSGLNDRQVAIVTQLRLPRVVLALLVGGMLALAGGCYQGVFRNPLADPHLLGVAAGAGLAVTAVIALRPGTGVLTGLPVTVPLAAFVGALGAVGLTYLLGTGAAGPDRSTATLILAGVAVSAFLAAGQTYLLQRHVDTIREVYSWLLGRLATDGWHEVRLILPYAVIAAVVVLAHRRELDVLSVGDEEAASLGLHPQRSRYLLLAAASLGTAAAVSVSGLIGFVGLIVPHLVRLVAGSSYRVILPLSMLLGGAFLTVTDVVARTVAAPAEIPIGVVTAFFGAPFFVLVLRTTRRTVAL comes from the coding sequence ATGCTGGCAGCCCTGGCCGGGCTGGCGTTCGGCCCGGCCAGCCTGCCGCCGCTGGCGGTCGCCGCCGAACTGCTCAACCTGCTGCCCGGCGTCGACCTGGACAGTGGACTCAACGACCGGCAGGTGGCGATCGTCACCCAGTTACGGCTACCCCGGGTGGTGCTGGCGCTGCTGGTCGGCGGCATGCTGGCCCTGGCCGGCGGCTGCTACCAGGGGGTGTTCCGCAACCCGCTGGCCGACCCGCATCTGCTCGGCGTCGCCGCCGGAGCCGGGTTGGCGGTGACTGCGGTCATCGCGCTGCGCCCCGGCACCGGGGTGCTGACCGGGCTGCCGGTGACGGTGCCGCTGGCCGCGTTCGTCGGCGCGCTCGGCGCGGTCGGTCTGACCTATTTGCTCGGTACGGGTGCCGCCGGGCCGGACCGGTCCACCGCGACGCTGATCCTGGCCGGGGTGGCGGTCTCGGCGTTCCTCGCCGCCGGGCAGACCTACCTGCTGCAACGCCACGTCGACACCATCCGGGAGGTGTACTCGTGGCTGCTGGGCCGGCTGGCCACCGACGGCTGGCACGAGGTCCGGCTGATCCTGCCGTACGCGGTGATCGCCGCCGTGGTGGTGTTGGCGCACCGCCGCGAGTTGGACGTGCTGTCGGTCGGTGACGAGGAGGCGGCCAGCCTCGGCCTGCACCCGCAACGGTCCCGATACCTGCTGCTCGCCGCCGCGTCGCTGGGCACCGCGGCGGCGGTGTCGGTGTCCGGGCTGATCGGTTTCGTCGGGTTGATCGTGCCGCACCTGGTCCGGCTGGTCGCCGGCAGCAGCTACCGGGTGATCCTGCCACTGTCGATGCTGCTCGGCGGCGCGTTCCTGACCGTCACCGACGTGGTGGCCCGGACCGTGGCCGCGCCGGCCGAGATCCCGATCGGTGTGGTCACCGCCTTCTTCGGCGCCCCGTTCTTCGTGCTGGTGCTGCGCACCACCCGCCGGACGGTGGCGCTGTGA
- a CDS encoding VOC family protein: MSVAAAGVPAWVDLGTSDLPGAIRFYGELFGWSAQPPDGPDAEGYTLFSKDDKLVAGAGSVATGGQPPTWTTYIGTLDAQASAKLVESAGGTVLMPPFDVLDRGRAAVFTDPAGASFAVWQPLSMAGAELANVPGSLCWNELTTRDPEGAKEFYGAVFDWETRDTPFPPIMYTEWLVEQQPVAGMMPMVGDDWPADLPAHWMVYFAVNDCDATAEHAAALGGTVSVPPTDLPHGRFAVLNDPQGAFFSVIRIAGD; the protein is encoded by the coding sequence ATGTCCGTCGCCGCGGCCGGGGTGCCCGCCTGGGTCGACCTCGGTACCTCCGACCTGCCCGGTGCGATCCGGTTCTACGGCGAACTGTTCGGCTGGTCCGCGCAGCCGCCCGACGGCCCGGACGCCGAGGGTTACACCCTGTTCAGCAAGGACGACAAACTGGTCGCCGGGGCCGGCTCGGTCGCCACCGGCGGGCAGCCGCCGACCTGGACCACTTACATCGGCACGCTGGACGCCCAGGCGAGCGCCAAGCTCGTCGAGTCGGCCGGCGGCACCGTGCTGATGCCGCCGTTCGACGTGCTCGACCGGGGCCGGGCGGCGGTCTTCACCGACCCGGCCGGGGCCAGCTTCGCCGTCTGGCAGCCGCTGTCCATGGCCGGCGCGGAGCTGGCGAACGTGCCCGGCTCACTCTGCTGGAACGAGCTGACCACCCGCGACCCGGAGGGCGCGAAGGAGTTCTACGGCGCGGTCTTCGACTGGGAGACCCGGGACACCCCGTTCCCGCCGATCATGTACACCGAATGGCTGGTCGAGCAGCAGCCCGTCGCCGGGATGATGCCGATGGTCGGCGACGACTGGCCGGCTGACCTGCCGGCCCACTGGATGGTGTACTTCGCGGTGAACGACTGCGACGCCACCGCCGAGCACGCCGCCGCGCTCGGCGGCACCGTCTCAGTCCCGCCCACCGACCTGCCGCACGGCCGGTTCGCCGTGCTCAACGACCCGCAGGGGGCCTTCTTCTCGGTGATCCGGATCGCCGGCGACTGA